In a genomic window of Deltaproteobacteria bacterium:
- a CDS encoding DUF1156 domain-containing protein — MADTRLIERWLPIAEIGIESIRERTPMTPFPAPNRLHVWWARRPLVASRAAVLASLLPEDADREKFLQVIGIHGDPVASRRRIDAARRTGQRFEGQAYGYPRAFSHVPGHECRCWLMDVVGQQPSELSVLDPTAGGGSIPFETSRVGFEAFANDLNPVATLVMRATVQWPSEHGRYLSRQFELLAARFIKLREELLSSWFPVEAQEDCISTNFLWARTITCPYCEGRVPLSPNWRLASDGTGVRLTPHLGDGPGSKGRICTFDVVHAVAEQSAGTVARGDGTCPFPDCGRVIDGDVIKAQAQAGRMGEQLYAVVYKERVEYETKTGQIRVKWVRGYRAPCLEDDNGAEVLARLDEKLPEWEALDVVPSERFPKVSNDDRPIQYGMPLWRDLFSPRQLLCHGTSVEIFRDMFDADRAAGQLDEIHKAAYGYLALALDKLRDYNSRMTRWHANRQVMVNTFDRHDFAFKWSYAEMAPLITGLGYDWAIKQTAKCIAELVALVHPDSRVDAAGPDLFDRVDEEADQPSPPPSVTITCKPGDSLDHILDESIDAVVMDPPYYDNVMYAELSDFFYVWLKRTAGDVFPELFRRQLTDKENEAVANPAKFQGEKGARAHAGDDYQERMAAIFAECRRVLKPDGIMTLMFTHKATGAWDALTKGLIEAGFAITASWPINTEAEGSLHIKDKAAANSTIFLVCRPRVRDPFLARDEPDLYWEDVEPRVASAVRSRVREFQEAGIAGVDLYLASFGPALEEFSRHWPIKRGTPRELPAERRRRRQHVMFEEEWDPYAATPEDALGVARREVKRWRLEQLTHLKANADLDAATAFFVLAWDAFKAPVFSYDEALRLARAVGVDLDSDVVGRLAEKKGSDIRLWDSATRAAKGTLGPADGSRGMIDAIHHAANLARLRSLDAARDLLATTLVDKDPRFFASLEAVLEVLPVSRVFTGIELAGEAAASGTDFETLYNLSRFAYSDRIDEPEQLKLWQDGNS, encoded by the coding sequence ATGGCCGATACCCGCCTGATCGAACGGTGGTTGCCGATTGCCGAGATAGGTATCGAGAGCATTCGTGAACGGACGCCGATGACGCCGTTCCCTGCGCCGAACCGGCTCCACGTCTGGTGGGCTCGGCGTCCGCTAGTGGCGTCCCGGGCGGCGGTTCTGGCCTCCCTCTTGCCGGAGGATGCGGATCGGGAGAAGTTTCTGCAAGTGATCGGAATCCACGGCGATCCGGTCGCTTCGCGGCGTAGAATCGATGCAGCTCGAAGGACGGGTCAACGGTTTGAAGGACAGGCGTATGGTTACCCGCGCGCGTTCAGCCATGTCCCTGGTCACGAATGTAGGTGTTGGTTGATGGACGTCGTCGGTCAGCAACCTTCCGAATTATCCGTCCTCGATCCGACTGCCGGCGGTGGAAGCATTCCTTTCGAGACATCCAGGGTCGGATTTGAAGCATTCGCCAACGATCTCAATCCGGTCGCTACGCTCGTCATGCGAGCTACGGTACAGTGGCCGTCCGAACACGGAAGATACCTTAGCCGACAGTTTGAACTTTTGGCAGCGCGTTTTATCAAGCTTCGTGAAGAATTGCTTTCGTCTTGGTTTCCGGTCGAAGCCCAAGAAGACTGCATATCCACGAATTTTCTTTGGGCTCGCACGATTACCTGTCCCTATTGTGAGGGCCGTGTGCCACTGTCCCCCAATTGGAGGCTCGCGTCCGATGGTACGGGGGTCAGGCTAACTCCCCATCTTGGCGATGGTCCTGGTTCGAAAGGGCGCATTTGTACGTTCGACGTGGTGCATGCCGTTGCGGAACAATCAGCGGGTACGGTGGCACGTGGTGACGGGACCTGTCCATTTCCGGATTGCGGGCGAGTGATCGATGGCGATGTGATCAAGGCGCAGGCTCAGGCTGGGAGGATGGGCGAACAGCTTTACGCTGTCGTCTACAAAGAGCGAGTCGAGTATGAGACCAAGACGGGGCAAATTCGAGTGAAGTGGGTGCGTGGCTACCGAGCGCCGTGTCTGGAGGACGACAACGGCGCGGAGGTTTTGGCGCGGCTCGACGAAAAGCTTCCGGAGTGGGAGGCTCTGGATGTCGTCCCTAGTGAACGGTTTCCCAAGGTCAGCAACGATGACCGGCCGATACAGTACGGAATGCCACTGTGGCGTGACCTGTTCTCGCCCCGTCAACTCCTTTGCCACGGCACGAGTGTGGAAATATTCCGGGACATGTTTGACGCGGATCGGGCTGCGGGCCAGCTCGATGAGATTCACAAGGCAGCCTACGGGTATCTTGCACTGGCCCTGGACAAGCTGCGCGATTACAACTCCAGGATGACCCGGTGGCATGCGAATCGCCAAGTGATGGTCAATACCTTCGACCGACATGATTTCGCGTTCAAGTGGTCTTACGCCGAGATGGCGCCGTTGATTACCGGCCTTGGCTACGATTGGGCTATCAAACAGACTGCCAAGTGCATCGCGGAGCTGGTGGCCTTGGTCCATCCTGACTCCCGCGTCGACGCTGCCGGCCCCGATCTTTTCGACCGGGTTGACGAGGAGGCCGATCAACCTTCGCCACCACCCTCCGTCACGATCACCTGTAAGCCGGGCGACAGCCTTGACCACATCCTGGACGAGTCCATTGATGCAGTGGTGATGGACCCGCCGTACTACGACAACGTCATGTACGCGGAGCTTTCGGACTTCTTCTACGTTTGGCTCAAGCGCACTGCCGGTGATGTCTTTCCCGAGTTGTTCCGCCGCCAGCTCACGGACAAGGAGAACGAGGCGGTGGCCAATCCGGCCAAGTTTCAGGGCGAGAAGGGAGCGCGGGCGCACGCCGGTGACGACTACCAGGAGCGCATGGCGGCCATCTTTGCGGAGTGCCGCCGGGTGCTGAAGCCCGACGGTATCATGACCCTCATGTTCACCCACAAGGCCACGGGGGCCTGGGATGCGCTCACCAAGGGGTTGATCGAGGCGGGCTTCGCCATCACCGCCTCCTGGCCCATCAACACCGAGGCGGAAGGGAGCCTGCACATCAAGGACAAGGCTGCTGCCAACAGCACCATCTTCCTGGTGTGCCGCCCGCGCGTCCGTGATCCGTTCCTGGCGCGGGACGAGCCGGATCTCTATTGGGAGGACGTGGAGCCGCGCGTCGCCTCCGCGGTGCGGTCGCGGGTCCGCGAGTTCCAGGAGGCGGGTATTGCAGGGGTCGATCTCTACCTCGCGTCCTTCGGGCCGGCGCTGGAGGAATTTTCTCGTCACTGGCCGATCAAACGAGGCACACCGCGCGAGCTTCCCGCGGAGCGCCGGCGTCGGCGTCAGCACGTGATGTTCGAGGAGGAGTGGGACCCCTACGCGGCAACGCCGGAAGACGCCCTCGGCGTTGCCCGGCGGGAGGTCAAGCGCTGGCGTTTGGAGCAGTTGACCCATCTCAAGGCCAACGCCGATCTCGACGCCGCGACCGCGTTCTTCGTGCTTGCCTGGGATGCCTTCAAAGCGCCCGTGTTCTCGTACGACGAGGCGCTCAGGCTGGCGCGCGCCGTGGGCGTCGATCTCGACAGTGACGTTGTCGGCCGACTTGCCGAAAAGAAGGGGAGCGACATCCGGCTCTGGGACAGCGCGACGCGAGCCGCCAAGGGGACGCTCGGTCCGGCTGACGGCTCCCGCGGCATGATCGACGCGATCCATCACGCGGCCAATCTGGCCCGGCTCCGATCCCTGGACGCGGCGCGCGATTTGCTCGCTACGACCCTGGTGGACAAGGACCCGCGCTTCTTCGCCTCCCTGGAGGCAGTGCTGGAGGTGCTGCCCGTCTCTCGCGTCTTCACCGGAATCGAGCTTGCGGGAGAGGCCGCGGCATCGGGCACCGACTTCGAGACGCTTTACAACCTTTCCCGGTTTGCGTACAGCGACCGTATTGACGAGCCGGAGCAGTTGAAGCTGTGGCAGGACGGCAATAGCTGA